A genomic region of Nitrosomonas ureae contains the following coding sequences:
- a CDS encoding D-amino acid aminotransferase — MIYLNGKFMPIEEAFIPVLDRGFIFGDGVYEVIPVYSRKPFRLAEHLIRLQHSLDGIRLQNPCSNDEWKNILNQIIANNDGEDQYLYLHITRGVAKRDHAFPANVPPTVFIMSNPLPQPPEELLKTGASAITATDNRWIRCDVKAISLLPNVLLRQLAVDRHALETILIRNQFLTEGAASNIFIVKDKVLFAPPKSNLMLPGITYDVVLELAAANQIPHEIREISETETRMADEILLTSSTKEIMPITLLDNQSVGDGKPGELFRQLHALYQEYKATHMRGQITSRLTN, encoded by the coding sequence ATGATATATCTGAATGGCAAGTTTATGCCCATCGAAGAGGCATTCATTCCTGTGTTGGATCGTGGCTTTATTTTCGGAGATGGTGTGTATGAGGTTATACCCGTATATTCACGCAAACCTTTCAGACTTGCTGAACACCTTATACGTCTGCAACACAGCCTGGATGGTATACGTCTGCAGAATCCATGCAGTAATGATGAATGGAAAAACATTTTAAACCAGATCATTGCCAATAATGATGGAGAAGATCAATATCTTTATCTGCACATCACCCGTGGAGTGGCCAAACGCGATCATGCTTTTCCTGCGAACGTTCCACCCACTGTTTTCATTATGAGCAATCCGTTGCCGCAGCCACCCGAAGAATTGCTCAAAACTGGTGCATCGGCTATTACAGCTACCGATAATCGCTGGATTCGCTGCGACGTCAAAGCCATTTCTCTGTTACCCAACGTATTGTTGCGGCAATTGGCAGTAGATAGGCATGCACTTGAAACTATCTTGATCCGGAATCAATTCCTGACCGAAGGTGCCGCCAGTAATATTTTCATCGTTAAGGATAAAGTTCTGTTTGCCCCCCCCAAAAGTAATTTGATGCTACCCGGAATCACATATGATGTAGTGCTCGAACTAGCTGCAGCCAATCAAATTCCTCATGAAATCCGGGAAATTTCTGAAACGGAAACGCGCATGGCTGATGAAATTCTGCTGACATCATCGACCAAAGAAATCATGCCGATTACCTTATTGGATAATCAATCCGTGGGAGATGGCAAACCAGGAGAATTATTTAGGCAGCTGCATGCGCTCTATCAAGAATATAAAGCAACTCACATGCGCGGACAAATTACAAGCCGTTTAACAAATTGA
- a CDS encoding D-alanyl-D-alanine carboxypeptidase family protein: MKLLFVLLLTCLTVSSASAQQQEIPVAAKAFMLSDYQTGQVLAGQNVHERIEPASLTKLMTAYVVFSALKQGQLALDQTAVVSESAWRMIGSRMFIEPNKQVTVDELIRGMIVQSGNDACIALAETVAGSEANFVIIMNKEAKRLGMQNTHFTNTTGLPDPGHYTTAHDLTLLATAIIRDFPDFYPLYSLKEYTYNNITQPNRNRLLWIDPHVDGMKTGWTKAAGYCLITSAIRDKRRLISVIIGAKSANARSIESQRLLNYGFQFYDTLHLYKKNDSLATIHLWKGTQNELKAGFDRDVFFTLPKGQADKLKATMEYKQPLIAPIQLGQEVGTVKFTLDDKTVEIYPLVALEKVDSASFLGRAWDSVKLLFN, encoded by the coding sequence ATGAAGCTTTTATTTGTATTATTGCTAACGTGCCTGACTGTTTCATCAGCATCTGCACAGCAACAAGAAATTCCTGTAGCTGCTAAAGCTTTTATGCTATCAGATTATCAAACGGGACAAGTATTGGCTGGACAAAATGTGCATGAACGCATAGAACCGGCATCTCTCACTAAATTGATGACTGCTTATGTGGTGTTTTCGGCATTAAAGCAGGGGCAGCTTGCGCTGGATCAAACCGCCGTGGTATCCGAAAGTGCTTGGCGCATGATTGGTTCACGCATGTTTATCGAGCCCAATAAACAGGTTACTGTGGATGAACTAATCCGCGGTATGATCGTCCAGTCCGGTAATGATGCTTGCATTGCTCTAGCTGAAACCGTCGCAGGTTCGGAAGCAAACTTCGTAATTATCATGAATAAGGAAGCGAAGCGCCTGGGAATGCAGAACACACATTTCACCAATACAACCGGATTGCCTGACCCCGGTCACTATACAACAGCCCATGATTTAACATTACTGGCAACGGCGATTATTCGTGATTTTCCGGATTTTTACCCACTTTATTCGTTAAAAGAGTATACCTATAACAATATTACCCAACCTAATCGAAATCGGCTGCTATGGATCGATCCGCATGTTGACGGCATGAAAACAGGCTGGACTAAAGCTGCCGGTTATTGCCTAATTACATCGGCGATACGGGATAAACGACGATTGATCTCAGTGATCATTGGTGCCAAATCGGCCAATGCACGCAGTATAGAAAGTCAACGCCTGCTTAATTATGGCTTTCAATTTTACGATACGCTGCATCTGTACAAAAAAAATGATTCACTTGCCACTATCCATTTATGGAAAGGCACTCAGAATGAATTGAAAGCCGGATTCGACCGCGATGTTTTTTTCACACTACCCAAAGGGCAGGCGGACAAATTAAAAGCCACCATGGAGTATAAACAACCTCTGATTGCACCAATTCAACTTGGACAGGAAGTTGGCACAGTCAAATTTACACTCGATGATAAGACGGTCGAAATTTACCCATTAGTGGCCTTGGAAAAGGTTGATTCAGCCAGCTTCCTGGGTCGTGCATGGGATAGTGTAAAATTGTTGTTTAATTAA
- the tnpA gene encoding IS200/IS605 family transposase: protein MSEYIHKSHNETVLLYHVVFPAKYRRAVFDEAVDGVLRDVCLDLERRYQLKFMEIGTDKDHVHFLVQSVPAYSGTKLVTLIKSITAREVFRLCPHVKKQLWGGEFWTDGYFVSTVGRHGDEDTIRDYVKKHGDVYQQLYEDRQLALF, encoded by the coding sequence GTGAGCGAATATATACATAAGAGCCATAATGAAACAGTGCTGCTTTATCATGTGGTGTTTCCGGCGAAATATCGCCGCGCCGTATTTGATGAAGCTGTGGACGGGGTGTTGCGGGATGTCTGTTTAGATCTCGAACGGCGTTACCAGTTGAAATTCATGGAGATTGGTACAGATAAGGATCATGTGCATTTTCTGGTGCAGTCGGTTCCCGCATACAGTGGGACAAAACTGGTGACACTGATCAAGAGTATCACGGCGCGGGAGGTATTTCGCTTATGTCCTCATGTGAAGAAACAGCTGTGGGGCGGGGAATTCTGGACTGATGGTTATTTCGTCAGTACAGTTGGCCGTCATGGCGATGAGGACACAATAAGAGATTACGTTAAAAAGCACGGAGATGTCTATCAGCAGTTATACGAAGACAGACAACTCGCTCTCTTCTGA
- the pyrC gene encoding dihydroorotase, with protein MTCITIIRPDDWHLHLRDDEQLRFVLPHTAKQFARAIIMPNLKPPIVTTDMALSYRARILAALPEPLHGSFDPLMTLYLTDNTAPSEIARAKESKAVQGVKLYPAGATTNSDAGVTDITKCYATLEAMEQNNLLLLVHGEVTDANVDIFDREKIFIDRVLDPLIRRFPSLRIIFEHITTTDAVMFVKEASKFIAATITAHHLLLNRNAIFQGGIRPHHFCLPVLKREIHRQALLNAATSGNPKFFLGTDSAPHAQINKENSCGCAGIYTAHAAIELYATAFEQAGALGKLEAFASFYGADFYQLPRNSSHITLKKEYWTVPEQFEFANEKLIPLYAGENLTWKIS; from the coding sequence TTGACCTGCATAACTATTATCCGTCCAGATGATTGGCACTTACATTTACGTGACGACGAGCAATTGCGCTTCGTACTACCTCATACTGCAAAGCAATTTGCGCGCGCAATCATTATGCCTAATCTTAAGCCGCCGATTGTAACAACAGATATGGCCTTATCTTACCGTGCAAGAATTTTGGCTGCTTTACCTGAGCCGTTGCATGGCAGCTTTGATCCGCTCATGACACTGTATTTAACTGACAATACAGCACCTTCAGAAATCGCTCGAGCAAAAGAAAGTAAAGCGGTACAGGGAGTAAAACTGTATCCGGCCGGCGCGACCACAAATTCGGATGCCGGAGTGACCGATATTACCAAATGCTATGCAACCTTGGAGGCAATGGAACAAAATAATCTGCTGTTGCTGGTGCATGGTGAAGTAACAGATGCCAATGTAGATATATTTGATAGAGAAAAGATTTTTATCGATCGTGTGCTAGATCCTCTGATACGGCGTTTTCCCAGTTTGCGCATCATATTCGAGCATATCACTACCACTGATGCCGTAATGTTTGTAAAAGAAGCATCCAAATTTATTGCTGCTACGATTACGGCACATCACTTATTGTTGAATCGTAATGCGATTTTTCAAGGCGGTATCCGTCCTCATCACTTTTGCTTGCCTGTCTTGAAACGCGAAATTCATCGTCAAGCATTACTAAATGCAGCAACCAGTGGGAATCCGAAATTTTTTCTGGGTACTGACAGTGCGCCGCACGCACAGATCAATAAAGAAAATTCCTGTGGCTGCGCTGGCATTTACACAGCCCATGCCGCTATTGAATTATATGCCACAGCATTCGAACAGGCAGGTGCGCTTGGAAAATTGGAGGCTTTTGCCAGTTTCTATGGTGCGGATTTCTATCAATTACCCCGCAATAGCAGCCATATTACGTTAAAAAAAGAATACTGGACTGTTCCCGAGCAATTCGAATTTGCAAATGAAAAATTGATTCCTCTTTATGCCGGAGAGAATTTAACTTGGAAAATATCATAG
- a CDS encoding YraN family protein: MNGSEAEKIALLYLQRQHLVLVEKNYRCRFGEIDLIMRDGETLVFIEVRMRTNEKYGGAAASITSKKQLKILRTAQYYLTELKIESPCRFDALLLSGINGQEIEWLRDAFGE, translated from the coding sequence ATGAATGGTAGTGAAGCTGAAAAAATCGCTTTATTATATTTGCAGCGGCAACATTTGGTTTTGGTCGAAAAAAACTATCGTTGTCGCTTTGGAGAAATTGATCTGATAATGCGCGATGGAGAAACGCTGGTTTTCATTGAAGTGCGTATGCGCACAAATGAAAAATATGGTGGAGCAGCAGCGAGTATTACTTCTAAGAAGCAGTTAAAAATATTAAGAACCGCACAATATTATCTAACTGAATTAAAAATAGAATCACCTTGTCGATTTGATGCACTTTTATTGTCTGGTATTAATGGACAGGAGATCGAGTGGCTCAGAGATGCGTTTGGCGAATAA
- the rsmI gene encoding 16S rRNA (cytidine(1402)-2'-O)-methyltransferase has product MPSKSTLYVVATPIGNLNDISLRALDILTKVDVVAAEHIQVSGHLFAAHAISSKLISLHQHNEAVVSNKILALLNSGKSVALITDAGTPGISDPGAILVQYVRAQGYSIIPIPGANAAICALSASGITNPHFLFYGFLPAKTGLRKRALIELKPQLCTLIFYEAPHRILECIIDMLDVFGPQRELTVARELTKLFETIHRGTLYEIHSWLQEDINQQKGEFVLLLSGAEPTDKSEISEQAERTLKCLLIELPLKQSVKLAAEITGESKNSLYQLALKLKNVRYPE; this is encoded by the coding sequence ATGCCGAGCAAAAGTACATTATATGTGGTTGCCACACCAATAGGAAATTTAAACGATATCAGTCTACGGGCTTTAGATATTCTGACAAAAGTAGATGTGGTTGCCGCAGAACATATACAGGTTTCCGGACATTTATTTGCTGCGCACGCCATCTCCTCCAAACTTATTAGCCTTCATCAACACAATGAGGCAGTCGTTTCCAATAAGATTCTGGCACTATTAAATAGCGGAAAAAGTGTTGCTTTAATAACAGATGCAGGCACCCCCGGCATTTCCGATCCAGGCGCAATCCTAGTTCAATACGTACGTGCGCAGGGATACTCAATTATTCCCATTCCCGGTGCAAATGCAGCAATTTGCGCCCTATCAGCCAGCGGCATTACAAATCCACATTTCCTATTTTATGGTTTCTTACCGGCTAAAACTGGATTACGTAAACGTGCACTAATCGAATTAAAACCACAGCTGTGCACATTAATATTTTATGAAGCGCCTCATCGGATTCTGGAATGCATAATCGACATGCTGGATGTTTTTGGGCCTCAGCGGGAACTGACTGTTGCCCGGGAATTAACTAAATTATTTGAAACTATCCACCGAGGAACTTTATACGAAATTCATTCCTGGCTGCAAGAAGATATCAATCAGCAAAAAGGTGAATTCGTTTTATTGCTGTCCGGTGCGGAACCTACGGATAAATCCGAAATCAGTGAACAAGCAGAGCGCACATTAAAATGCTTGCTCATTGAACTTCCGTTAAAACAATCAGTTAAACTCGCAGCAGAGATCACTGGTGAAAGCAAGAATTCGCTCTATCAACTGGCATTGAAGTTAAAAAATGTACGATATCCCGAATAG
- a CDS encoding integrase core domain-containing protein, whose product MNGTGCYHDNILLNDYGPKSKYEYEYEFLYIGALSNLKDIRKSLTQWFDWYNQERFHQGP is encoded by the coding sequence ATGAATGGAACAGGTTGTTATCATGATAATATTTTGTTGAACGATTATGGCCCAAAGTCTAAGTATGAGTATGAGTATGAGTTCTTATACATTGGCGCACTCAGTAATTTAAAGGATATAAGGAAAAGTTTGACTCAGTGGTTTGATTGGTACAATCAGGAACGTTTTCATCAAGGTCCTTGA
- a CDS encoding sigma-54-dependent transcriptional regulator: MSIDNERINLQKKTLSPRILVVDDEPDIIELLELTLARMGMEVSSATCIHDAKALLRSHSFQLCLTDMRLPDGNGLELVKYISQHFVDVPTAVITAYGTTENAVAALKAGAFDYLPKPVSLKQLRDLVKSALSLPPVKIESAGQGEISQQRTLLGESESMRQLRVTIDKLSRSQAAVYISGESGSGKELAAKMIHERSARHKQPFVAVNCGAIPENLMESEFFGYKKGAFTGAEKDHDGFFLTANAGTLFLDEVADLPLTMQVKLLRVIQEKQVRRIGDTQEKNIDVRIISATHKKLNHCVTIGQFRQDLYYRLNVIELNMPALREMREDIPLIAEAILEKHCQETNRPICHIKKDAMIMLKNYDFPGNVRELENILERTLALCPDVDIGIEELQLPNQKVEAIPNNDAAEVTQISAIATQVRTDHNLPLQDYLDKLEKDSIVKALNESRYNRTKAAKTLGITVRSLRYRMERLGLND, encoded by the coding sequence ATGTCGATAGATAATGAACGGATTAATCTGCAAAAGAAGACTTTATCTCCCAGAATACTAGTTGTGGATGATGAGCCGGATATTATTGAATTGTTAGAGCTCACACTTGCCCGAATGGGAATGGAAGTTTCTAGCGCAACTTGTATTCATGATGCTAAAGCGCTACTGCGATCACACTCTTTTCAATTATGCCTCACCGACATGCGATTGCCTGATGGCAATGGATTGGAGCTGGTTAAATATATTTCGCAGCACTTTGTTGATGTTCCTACTGCTGTTATTACTGCGTATGGCACCACAGAAAATGCAGTAGCTGCGCTGAAAGCAGGCGCTTTTGATTATTTACCAAAACCTGTTTCCTTGAAGCAGTTACGTGATCTTGTTAAATCGGCTTTGAGCCTTCCACCGGTAAAGATCGAATCAGCAGGACAAGGTGAAATAAGTCAACAACGCACGCTACTTGGTGAATCCGAATCCATGCGCCAGTTACGCGTAACTATCGACAAACTCTCGCGTAGTCAAGCGGCAGTATATATCAGTGGTGAATCCGGTAGTGGTAAGGAATTAGCCGCAAAAATGATTCATGAAAGAAGTGCCCGTCACAAGCAACCATTTGTTGCAGTCAACTGTGGCGCAATTCCAGAAAATTTGATGGAAAGTGAATTTTTTGGCTATAAGAAAGGTGCCTTTACTGGCGCGGAAAAAGATCATGATGGATTTTTTCTGACCGCCAACGCCGGTACCTTGTTTCTTGATGAAGTCGCCGATTTGCCATTAACGATGCAAGTTAAGCTGCTTCGGGTCATTCAGGAAAAACAAGTAAGAAGGATTGGGGATACACAAGAAAAAAATATTGATGTGCGAATTATCAGTGCCACTCACAAAAAGCTAAATCACTGCGTCACAATAGGTCAGTTTCGACAGGATTTGTATTACCGTTTGAATGTCATTGAATTGAATATGCCTGCATTGCGTGAAATGCGCGAAGATATTCCGCTCATTGCAGAAGCTATTCTGGAAAAGCATTGCCAGGAAACCAATCGACCTATCTGTCACATCAAAAAAGATGCCATGATCATGCTCAAGAACTATGATTTTCCAGGGAATGTTCGTGAACTTGAAAATATTTTGGAACGCACGTTAGCGCTTTGTCCGGATGTGGACATTGGAATAGAAGAATTGCAATTGCCGAATCAGAAAGTTGAAGCAATACCAAACAACGATGCGGCAGAAGTCACTCAAATCTCCGCCATAGCCACTCAAGTGAGGACAGATCATAATCTACCGCTACAGGATTATCTCGATAAACTGGAGAAAGATTCCATTGTCAAGGCGTTGAATGAGAGCCGATACAATCGTACTAAAGCAGCTAAAACATTAGGCATCACAGTTCGTTCATTGCGTTACCGGATGGAAAGATTGGGGTTAAACGACTAA
- the lipB gene encoding lipoyl(octanoyl) transferase LipB, whose product MRHQHLLSTHAQQRFIIKTIGLSDYLPIWQAMRDFTQARTVQTYDEIWLLQHPPVFTQGIAGKDEHLLNSHGIDVIKTDRGGQITYHGPGQIVAYLLLDIRRLKLGVRELVRNMESAVIDLLKSYHIDASERIEAPGVYVNNAKIASLGLKIRKNFCYHGIALNVDMDLTPFSYINPCGYQGLQVTQTKDLGIPDGLEILSNKLADQLQVKLLKG is encoded by the coding sequence ATGCGACACCAGCATTTATTATCCACTCATGCACAGCAGCGCTTTATTATAAAAACTATCGGGTTATCGGATTATCTGCCTATCTGGCAGGCCATGAGGGATTTCACCCAAGCCAGAACTGTCCAAACCTATGATGAAATCTGGTTATTACAGCATCCGCCCGTGTTTACTCAAGGGATTGCAGGAAAGGATGAGCATTTATTAAACAGTCATGGTATTGATGTCATTAAAACAGATCGTGGCGGTCAAATCACCTATCATGGGCCGGGACAGATTGTTGCTTATTTGCTGCTGGATATACGCCGATTAAAACTCGGCGTACGCGAATTGGTCAGAAACATGGAAAGTGCTGTAATTGATTTATTGAAGAGCTATCATATCGATGCATCAGAACGGATTGAGGCGCCGGGTGTTTACGTCAACAACGCTAAAATTGCATCATTGGGACTTAAAATCAGGAAAAATTTCTGTTATCACGGCATCGCTTTGAACGTGGATATGGATCTGACTCCATTCTCCTACATTAATCCATGCGGTTACCAGGGCCTCCAAGTTACACAAACCAAAGATCTGGGCATTCCCGATGGGTTAGAAATATTAAGCAACAAGCTAGCAGATCAATTACAAGTAAAACTTCTTAAAGGATAA
- the corA gene encoding magnesium/cobalt transporter CorA, producing MHIKFYSDSQHRQTDHAPQSSAADKAGLPAGTLIHIGAKHQSECKISAIQYSAETLIYHEISSVSDLQPLQNNELITWVNIDGLSNIDIVERIGHELNIHPLVLEDILSTHQRPKLEEYENFLYLVIKGISLDQNKIFNLQYEQISILLLANYVITFKEKSDTTFDPVYHYLKNRSGRLRLKGSDYLAYVILDTIVDEYFVVEDSLDDVIDSLEDNILLNSNKEILQTIQQIRRSLISMKRNISPLRELLAAIQHIDTPLLQEKTLRYFGDVYDHVLRVNDSLESFRERISAMHDIYLSNISNKMNETMKILTIFATIFIPLTFIAGIYGMNFEYMPELKWRWAYPAVWVIFILVSLGLLIYFKKKKWL from the coding sequence ATGCATATAAAATTTTATTCAGACTCTCAGCATCGACAAACTGATCATGCCCCACAAAGCAGCGCGGCCGACAAAGCCGGCCTTCCCGCGGGAACATTGATACACATCGGAGCAAAGCATCAATCAGAATGTAAAATCTCAGCAATTCAATACAGTGCCGAGACACTTATCTATCATGAAATTTCATCAGTCTCAGATCTGCAACCGTTGCAAAATAACGAATTGATCACTTGGGTAAATATAGACGGACTAAGCAATATTGATATTGTCGAAAGGATCGGTCATGAATTGAACATTCATCCTTTAGTGTTAGAGGATATTTTAAGTACGCACCAACGCCCCAAGCTAGAGGAATATGAAAATTTTCTGTATCTGGTCATCAAAGGCATCAGTCTTGATCAGAACAAAATTTTCAACCTACAGTACGAGCAAATCAGTATTTTGTTATTAGCCAATTATGTTATTACTTTCAAAGAAAAATCTGATACTACATTTGATCCCGTCTATCATTACCTGAAAAATCGCAGTGGTCGATTGCGGCTAAAAGGCAGTGATTATCTGGCATACGTTATTCTTGACACCATCGTTGATGAGTATTTTGTAGTAGAAGATAGCTTGGATGATGTCATCGATTCATTGGAAGACAATATTTTGCTCAATTCCAATAAAGAAATACTACAAACTATCCAACAAATACGCCGCAGCCTGATCTCAATGAAACGTAATATCTCTCCATTACGTGAATTATTGGCAGCAATCCAACATATTGATACCCCGTTATTGCAGGAAAAAACATTGCGTTATTTTGGTGATGTCTATGACCATGTGCTACGTGTTAATGATTCACTTGAATCCTTTCGCGAAAGAATCTCAGCAATGCATGATATTTATCTTTCCAATATTAGTAACAAAATGAATGAAACAATGAAAATCCTGACTATTTTCGCGACTATTTTCATACCATTGACTTTTATTGCAGGTATTTATGGCATGAATTTTGAATATATGCCTGAACTGAAATGGCGCTGGGCCTATCCTGCAGTATGGGTAATCTTTATTTTAGTTAGCCTTGGCTTACTTATTTATTTCAAAAAAAAGAAATGGCTATAG
- a CDS encoding penicillin-binding protein activator → MQRFFTITLAVILLLSFNFSSTATDLDEQGRLESLPESALVPHIALLLPLESASFGEAANVVKDGFVAATQRGEPLPAIIRLYSTTDDPLDILITYYQALNAGAIFIVGPLTRDGVAAVASSHFSNVPTLALNTADSDATLPPKLYFFGLQMESEANQLAELALSSGKNHAIVIGDDSPLSKRLQNAFTLRWQNEIDKTAESFLYADNPITLQQFRNLTAGSGHLVFLALDAVKSRLLRSYLDPEVPVYATSQVFSGADNFLFNNDLNGIQFLDMPWLLQPDHPAVMAYRHLSPTRSMDMERLYALGIDAFRLLANLMLPQPVSAIAIDGVTGQIRYQSPNQFVRELVAAQFENGKVQLIKNAKNIAEDEW, encoded by the coding sequence ATGCAACGTTTTTTTACCATTACCCTAGCGGTAATCTTGTTATTAAGTTTTAACTTTTCATCAACGGCGACCGATCTCGATGAACAAGGCCGGTTGGAAAGTTTACCGGAATCCGCACTAGTACCCCATATTGCGCTATTACTGCCTTTGGAATCTGCTTCATTTGGTGAAGCTGCTAATGTTGTGAAAGATGGTTTTGTGGCTGCCACACAACGCGGCGAACCGCTTCCAGCAATTATTCGGTTATATTCTACTACTGACGATCCGCTCGATATTTTGATTACTTATTATCAGGCACTCAATGCCGGTGCAATATTCATCGTCGGCCCTCTTACGCGTGACGGTGTTGCGGCTGTAGCCTCCAGCCATTTCTCAAATGTACCTACTTTAGCACTGAACACTGCAGACAGTGATGCTACCTTACCACCAAAATTATATTTTTTTGGCTTGCAAATGGAATCTGAAGCGAATCAACTTGCTGAATTAGCACTGTCAAGCGGTAAAAATCATGCCATTGTCATCGGTGATGACAGTCCTTTATCCAAACGGCTCCAGAACGCTTTTACACTGCGATGGCAAAATGAAATTGATAAAACTGCCGAATCATTTTTGTATGCTGATAATCCAATTACGCTTCAGCAATTTCGTAATTTGACTGCTGGTAGCGGTCATTTAGTTTTTCTTGCTCTGGACGCAGTTAAGTCACGTTTGCTACGCTCTTACCTTGATCCGGAAGTGCCTGTATATGCTACATCACAGGTTTTTTCAGGAGCAGATAATTTTTTATTCAATAATGATCTTAATGGTATTCAGTTTCTTGATATGCCCTGGCTACTGCAGCCCGATCATCCTGCTGTCATGGCTTATCGTCATCTCAGTCCCACTAGAAGCATGGATATGGAACGCCTTTATGCGCTGGGGATTGATGCTTTCCGGTTGCTGGCAAATTTAATGTTGCCACAACCTGTTAGCGCAATCGCTATTGACGGTGTAACCGGGCAGATTCGCTATCAATCACCTAATCAATTTGTGCGTGAGCTTGTTGCAGCACAGTTTGAGAATGGTAAAGTTCAACTCATAAAAAATGCAAAAAATATTGCAGAAGATGAATGGTAG
- a CDS encoding YbeD family protein, with the protein MTEQASLIEYPCDFPIKIMGKAQQDFTQTTLAIVKYHAPDFDVNTTAIKTSRNGTYLSLTCTIRATSRSQLDDLYQALSEHPMISVVL; encoded by the coding sequence ATGACAGAACAAGCTTCATTAATCGAGTATCCTTGTGATTTTCCAATCAAGATTATGGGGAAAGCACAGCAGGACTTTACTCAAACAACCCTGGCTATTGTTAAATACCACGCCCCCGATTTCGATGTTAACACTACGGCGATCAAAACCAGCAGGAATGGTACTTATTTAAGCCTCACCTGTACCATTCGCGCGACTTCCCGATCCCAGCTGGATGATTTATATCAGGCGTTATCAGAACATCCCATGATCTCGGTGGTATTGTGA
- a CDS encoding DUF2780 domain-containing protein: protein MRKMNYYLIAIAVSFFISGCATNTGGTGSLGAIDQGLSTVESAAQSSRQILNTGATAANDPAGMAQIGLVDILSHRLGVSPQQALGGAGAIFQMAQTNMDPQAFATISRSIPGMDNMLSAAPAMSNLSGNLSSLMGDKNNSLGNAAALAASFQQLDLSPDMIGQFIPVITSYVSKASGQASASLLQSALTGR from the coding sequence ATGAGAAAGATGAATTATTATTTAATTGCTATCGCGGTATCCTTTTTCATAAGCGGATGCGCAACTAATACAGGCGGTACTGGTTCGCTGGGGGCGATCGATCAGGGCCTGTCTACTGTGGAAAGTGCGGCGCAAAGCAGCCGGCAAATCCTGAATACCGGAGCGACGGCTGCAAATGATCCGGCTGGAATGGCGCAAATTGGCTTGGTTGATATTTTATCTCATCGCTTGGGTGTATCGCCGCAACAAGCATTAGGTGGGGCCGGAGCCATATTCCAGATGGCTCAAACTAATATGGATCCGCAAGCATTTGCAACAATATCCCGATCTATTCCAGGAATGGATAACATGTTGAGCGCTGCACCTGCGATGTCAAATTTGTCTGGCAATTTATCTTCATTGATGGGAGATAAAAATAATTCGTTGGGGAATGCTGCTGCATTGGCGGCATCCTTTCAGCAATTGGATCTTTCTCCCGATATGATTGGTCAATTTATTCCTGTTATTACCAGTTATGTAAGTAAGGCAAGTGGGCAAGCCAGTGCTAGTTTGTTGCAATCCGCACTGACCGGACGTTGA